TCCGCTCTATCAAAACAGATTCCAACATCCCGCTAAAGTAAAATACCATCGTCACACAAAATGATGCTCATAATTACTTTAGCTGCCAAGCCCATGTCctgtaaaatttgtttaaagggGGTAGATGCTCACAAAAATGGAGGGAAGACGAGCTACTAGCCTATGCCTatccaaaacacacacaaataataataattgggggaaaaaaagaaggtatATGATACATAATGGGAAGACGATAGGCACCCAGAATTGTGAGGATATGATAAATGGTTCATGACAATTGGCTCATAAGAGGAGAAAAATCGCGTTCGCTTGAAGTGAAATCTGGTTCCGCGGTTGGTTCGCCTTTCATTATGTCTATTTTCTAATTTGGTTGAATACTCCGCTGAATGCCAGTTTACAAACGTTTATGCGCATTAAACCCAAGGGAATtgctcttgaaattttttaaagtcgaaGAACTCGGTGTCGTTTTTAGTCCAGTGTCAGAATCCATCATCTTGATAAAGAAAACGGAACATTTCTAACATGGATCTAAATAGTGattgataaatttaaaaagcctTACCGCCAAGTTGGCACAACTAGCCGCCATGCCCACCGCTCCGCCGTTCATCATGGGGCTAACAAGAGAGGTATCGCCGAGAATGGAGGTGTTTGAAGACCTCAGCGGACTCATTACTGTGCTCATTGCTCTTTTCAGACGGTTCGGCGTTTTGCTGAAACTGAACGCTCGGTTAACGGCCATGCGAGTCTTTGATGcaagtctaaaaagaaaaattcagataTATTTTATGGCTTTTCTTAGGTAAACTTATTTGAGAAATAAAGCGATTTACCTAGCGGCTCTTCTTAGAGTGCCCGAAGCTAAGTCACCTGTATCTATATCAAGCTGACGAGCTTCCATGCAAGCCAGGTAGTTTTCCTGTGAAAGCAAAGAATATTGTTAATATACGGATTCTTATTATGTACATTATATGTTGAAAGCATGTACCGCGTCCGCCCTGCAGGTGATGTTTGCCATCAATCGACAAAGAGTTTTCAAGAATGCAACTTTGTCTACGTCTTCTGAAGTAATTTCGAACGAATAAAGGCGCTCTTTTGTTTCGTAGTGACTCCGGCAAATTAAggcaaacacattttgacagtcTAAAACAAAGTTGCGAATGAAGTGATACTCTGGGATGGTCctatgacaaaaaaaaaagatttacctTCTGTTTCCGTAATGTCGATAACCCTTTTAACATGGGAAACCGATATTAATTCGACATGCTTGTAAGTAGGTTTGCTTCCTTTATCAGCACCTCCTCTTGGCGGCTGGAGGCTGATTGTGCTAACATCCCTCCTTAAAGTATTACCTCTTGATCGACGCTTGCATatctatataaaaaaaaaattaattaataaatatacaaaaagttaaaaataaaatatgcgAACTAAGCAAATGGCTTTAAATTTACCTCAATGACGTCGGAGAATAAAAAGAGTGTCAGCTGCCCACCACGACCAACAATACCATCGCCCAATTCAATAACGTCGCATTGGGATACAAAGCTACGATGGGAAGAAACAATATGTGcctaaatttcaatttgaaatagtATAAAAATGAGTTGAAATTTAACctctattttaattaaaagaaaatctatttAAATGACAAAATTTAACGAAGCTTACAGGACAATTTTCGATGTCgttgaaaatgtcaaaaaggaCAACTTGACCCTCAGTCCTCCGTTTGTCTTCATTGATGTGCGTCATTACTTCTTTGATCGTGGACAGAGCTTTCTCCAGTTCACCGTAATCCGGATTGCTTTTTGGGGTCTGCTTGAGTAAATCGTTCAAAAGCAAACTAATGGATGGTAGTCGTTGAACAGGACGAATAAGAAGCTCTTGTAGGCTCTGCCGTCGACATTTGGGATTACTCTGACCCAGTTTAAGGAATGCGTGGAAACGTGGCTTCGATCGGTCGCTCATGCTCAACACTTCTTTGGTTTGCTCAAAAAAGTTGACGAAAGGAGGGTAGGCCTTAACCAAGTCATGCGACTACAAAAGTAAAATATACAGTTAAGTAAACGAATATGCTGGGTATGCGAAAATTCTTTACTTACATGCTTCAAAATTAAAGCTCCGACGCTGATGTCTTCTCTCCAGTTGAGTGCGGTATTTTTAAGTTGCACAAGCAACTCGAAATGGATTTCATGGATAGGTGGTAGATTgccaaaaatgattttgaccTCCGTGGGATCAAGCAAAGAGCCTCCAACTTGGCTAGGATCCTCAAGTGGCTTTTTGAACACCTAGGgatgaaatgttgaatttttatattgtGGTAAATAACGCGCAATAAATAACACCAAACCTCAACAATTGTCTCCAGTATTTCCACATAATTCATTTCCGTATGCAACAATTCCATGAACACCTGATGTCGAGGGGACATTGCTTTGAGATCCTGTGGTGTAGGAACGGAAATGGTGAGATCACCTTGACCCGCCACTTTCTCGGGACTCGTGGCATCTAGAAACGATCCACTTAGGCTGAGTAAGCCAGATTCACTAATCGAGGAACGGCGGCGATGAGTGTCTATGAATAAACAACATTTTCGTTAGTCattaaaagggggaaaaactcCAAGCAATAAACATTTGTACCATGACCAGACGATGGAACTTGAAGTAAGCCAGGCGATCCTCCTTGAGCAGCAAGTTGAGACACTGTGTCTCTCAAGCGTTTACGCTTGCGGTTTCGAGATCCTGGAGTTGTGGGTGACAATACCCCATTCCTTGGGCTCGTCAAATGAGTCTGTAAAAATCCCGGGTTTTTAGAAGCGTTGAGTAAACAAGAGAATATCAATTATTACCTCTTTATAAGGATAAAGTTTTTCACTGGCACAAATATCCATTTGAATTGAAACCCAAAACCATTTAACTTCAACCAACATAGCTTTACTGGGTAGCTTTTCTGGAATGTTTCCAACTCCAAGGGGGTCTATTACCTATTAAAAGGATTTCGTAAAATTCCACCATTGTAAATCTTATTGACATGAAACTTACCACATGCGTGCAGTTAGGATCATCCAATGTAGTTACAGATCCTCCGTTGGTAGTCAAAATTTCGTTCATTTGAGTAACCTCCTCGTCATTAATACCTATCCAGCAAACATTGGTGCCTTCAAAAATCTTGAGTGCGTTGTTCGTTTGCTGCAATACGGAAAATATTTGATGTggtgaataaatttcaataatgACAATGAAATAATACCATTGTGGAGTCAATGGCACGAACACTTAGATCGTGACGTTTTTCCCACGCTAAGTGGACCCACGAAGCACTCATAACTGGAATGTTGAATGTGACTGCATACTGATATTTCTCTCCTCCAACTTTATTGGCAATAAGGTGGGTGATTTTGTTACAGTCAAATTCCTTTCGAATGCTGCCACCCATGTGATGGATACAAGAGACCAGTGTGTTCTAGTGATGGTAAAACATTATTCCAATTGTTAAATGATTGGAAAattgcatttcttttaaagCAACTCACCACTTCCTCTCGATTTCTAAAGCCAGTGAAGCAGGATACTACATTCTCCattgaaatagaaaacaatGGCCGATCAAGTTCAGGCATTAAATACTTCTTAGAAACTATGTCAAGCAAAGCTGAGTAGCCCAGAATCCTGCATTCCTTCTTGTACAGAACCTCAAACACTTCATCGGAAAACTCATACAGAACAAACACTGTGTCATGCTGAGGGTTAACAAATTCAAGGCCATCTTCTGAATGGAATACTGGTACTCCAAAACTCTAGAAAGTACATGTTTACAAATAACAACTTTGacattttaaatgtataaaaaCTTACTTCGGCAGCTTCTTGAACCCCTTTCACATCACACACTCTTCCCACTAAACATATCTTGGATGTAATAActgaaatatttacaaaaatatttaatagaaGTTACAGTTCTACATGAtagtaaaaatttttataccTGGATGAGAATCCTCTTTATTCCTGCGAGATTTCTTGGACGGGGTTTGTAGAGTAAGGTAATTCATAGAAGCAGACACTGAACCAGACATGTCATACGTTGTCTCcatcattttgatttaaaataaaatccacGGGTTGTAACGTTTGAAAATCAAACTCTCAAAATTTTTCTCAACCGTATAACAAACAAGACTGGAGCTCACAatcgaatttcaaaaaacaataagtagGCGAGCCATTTCTTCGAGTTTATTGTGCAACTGTTAACCACACTGGATGACTGGACTGCCTTGCATAAATGAAAAAgccgaaatttcaaatttcatacAGCGTTGCCAGACAGTTTGCCCGTGTTTATACCTGTGAAAATTTTCCATTATCCTACCGCGACTCCGCGACCGTTATAAACACCATCACATCAATGCATACGTGTGTGTTGGTATGCACCTGCGGTAGAGGATCCTTTCTTTATCTCAGTTCTCACCAAACCCTAAGATGATGACAAACACTTTCAGTTTGCACACCTGGTGACTCGCCTGTTGAGGCATATACTTTAATTCCATTATTTTACCTGCTATTTTTAATACTTTAATTTtctataatttaatttttaataatttcaatCGATTTTCAGAGTTTTCTGTTATAAACTTAAAATGAACAGGCTACACGTTaatcaattttaattatta
The sequence above is drawn from the Daphnia pulicaria isolate SC F1-1A chromosome 1, SC_F0-13Bv2, whole genome shotgun sequence genome and encodes:
- the LOC124325351 gene encoding protein ECT2-like encodes the protein MMETTYDMSGSVSASMNYLTLQTPSKKSRRNKEDSHPVITSKICLVGRVCDVKGVQEAAESFGVPVFHSEDGLEFVNPQHDTVFVLYEFSDEVFEVLYKKECRILGYSALLDIVSKKYLMPELDRPLFSISMENVVSCFTGFRNREEVNTLVSCIHHMGGSIRKEFDCNKITHLIANKVGGEKYQYAVTFNIPVMSASWVHLAWEKRHDLSVRAIDSTMQTNNALKIFEGTNVCWIGINDEEVTQMNEILTTNGGSVTTLDDPNCTHVVIDPLGVGNIPEKLPSKAMLVEVKWFWVSIQMDICASEKLYPYKETHLTSPRNGVLSPTTPGSRNRKRKRLRDTVSQLAAQGGSPGLLQVPSSGHDTHRRRSSISESGLLSLSGSFLDATSPEKVAGQGDLTISVPTPQDLKAMSPRHQVFMELLHTEMNYVEILETIVEVFKKPLEDPSQVGGSLLDPTEVKIIFGNLPPIHEIHFELLVQLKNTALNWREDISVGALILKHSHDLVKAYPPFVNFFEQTKEVLSMSDRSKPRFHAFLKLGQSNPKCRRQSLQELLIRPVQRLPSISLLLNDLLKQTPKSNPDYGELEKALSTIKEVMTHINEDKRRTEGQVVLFDIFNDIENCPAHIVSSHRSFVSQCDVIELGDGIVGRGGQLTLFLFSDVIEICKRRSRGNTLRRDVSTISLQPPRGGADKGSKPTYKHVELISVSHVKRVIDITETEDCQNVFALICRSHYETKERLYSFEITSEDVDKVAFLKTLCRLMANITCRADAENYLACMEARQLDIDTGDLASGTLRRAARLASKTRMAVNRAFSFSKTPNRLKRAMSTVMSPLRSSNTSILGDTSLVSPMMNGGAVGMAASCANLAMMDSDTGLKTTPSSSTLKNFKSNSLGFNAHKRL